A single Tamandua tetradactyla isolate mTamTet1 chromosome X, mTamTet1.pri, whole genome shotgun sequence DNA region contains:
- the HMGB3 gene encoding high mobility group protein B3 isoform X1: MEKLPWKAKKPFIIRIRMAKGDPKKPKGKMSAYAFFVQTCREEHKKKNPEVPVNFAEFSKKCSERWKTMSGKEKSKFDEMAKADKVRYDREMKDYGPAKGGKKKKDPNAPKRPPSGFFLFCSEFRPKIKSTNPGISIGDVAKKLGEMWNNLSDNEKQPYNNKAAKLKEKYEKDVADYKSKGKFDGAKGPAKVARKKVEEEDEEEEEEEEEEEEEEDE; encoded by the exons ATGGAGAAGCTGCCTTGGAAGGCGAAGAAACCTTTCATCATTCGAA TCAGGATGGCTAAAGGTGACCCCAAGAAACCAAAGGGCAAGATGTCTGCTTATGCCTTCTTTGTGCAGACGTGCAGAGAGGAACATAAGAAGAAAAACCCCGAGGTCCCTGTCAATTTTGCGGAATTTTCCAAGAAGTGCTCTGAGAGGTGgaag ACAATGTCCGGGAAGGAGAAATCTAAATTTGATGAGATGGCAAAGGCCGACAAAGTACGTTATGATCGGGAAATGAAGGATTATGGACCAGCTAAGGgaggcaagaagaagaaagatcCTAATGCTCCAAAGCGGCCACC GTCTGGGTTCTTCCTGTTCTGTTCAGAATTCCGCCCTAAGATCAAATCTACAAACCCCGGCATCTCTATTGGCGATGTGGCCAAAAAACTGGGTGAAATGTGGAACAACCTGAGCGACAACGAAAAGCAGCCTTACAACAACAAGGCAGCGAAGCTGAAGGAGAAATACGAGAAG GATGTCGCCGACTATAAGTCTAAAGGGAAGTTTGATGGCGCGAAGGGTCCCGCTAAAGTTGCCCGGAAAAAAGTagaagaggaagatgaagaggaggaggaggaagaagaagaggaggaggaggaggaggatgaataa
- the HMGB3 gene encoding high mobility group protein B3 isoform X2: MAKGDPKKPKGKMSAYAFFVQTCREEHKKKNPEVPVNFAEFSKKCSERWKTMSGKEKSKFDEMAKADKVRYDREMKDYGPAKGGKKKKDPNAPKRPPSGFFLFCSEFRPKIKSTNPGISIGDVAKKLGEMWNNLSDNEKQPYNNKAAKLKEKYEKDVADYKSKGKFDGAKGPAKVARKKVEEEDEEEEEEEEEEEEEEDE; encoded by the exons ATGGCTAAAGGTGACCCCAAGAAACCAAAGGGCAAGATGTCTGCTTATGCCTTCTTTGTGCAGACGTGCAGAGAGGAACATAAGAAGAAAAACCCCGAGGTCCCTGTCAATTTTGCGGAATTTTCCAAGAAGTGCTCTGAGAGGTGgaag ACAATGTCCGGGAAGGAGAAATCTAAATTTGATGAGATGGCAAAGGCCGACAAAGTACGTTATGATCGGGAAATGAAGGATTATGGACCAGCTAAGGgaggcaagaagaagaaagatcCTAATGCTCCAAAGCGGCCACC GTCTGGGTTCTTCCTGTTCTGTTCAGAATTCCGCCCTAAGATCAAATCTACAAACCCCGGCATCTCTATTGGCGATGTGGCCAAAAAACTGGGTGAAATGTGGAACAACCTGAGCGACAACGAAAAGCAGCCTTACAACAACAAGGCAGCGAAGCTGAAGGAGAAATACGAGAAG GATGTCGCCGACTATAAGTCTAAAGGGAAGTTTGATGGCGCGAAGGGTCCCGCTAAAGTTGCCCGGAAAAAAGTagaagaggaagatgaagaggaggaggaggaagaagaagaggaggaggaggaggaggatgaataa